A genome region from Triticum aestivum cultivar Chinese Spring chromosome 2B, IWGSC CS RefSeq v2.1, whole genome shotgun sequence includes the following:
- the LOC123044297 gene encoding protein PELPK1, producing MATKNSAVFLLGLLLSCVAMSSAARILEETVPSKEEHQPEVPPLPKAPFPEVHLPPKPELPKVELPPLPEVHLPPKPELPNVELPLLPEVHLPPKPELPNVELPPKPELPKVELPTFPEVHLPPKPELPKVELPTFPEVHLPPKPEMPKVELPPKPEMPTVPGFHLSEPEAKP from the coding sequence ATGGCTACGAAAAACTCTgctgtcttcctcctcgggcttCTTCTCTCTTGCGTTGCCATGAGCAGCGCCGCGAGAATCCTAGAAGAGACCGTTCCTTCCAAGGAGGAGCACCAGCCTGAGGTGCCACCGCTTCCCAAGGCACCGTTCCCGGAAGTGCATCTGCCACCTAAGCCTGAGCTTCCCAAGGTGGAGCTGCCGCCGCTCCCGGAGGTGCACTTGCCACCTAAGCCTGAGTTGCCCAACGTGGAGCTGCCGCTGCTCCCGGAGGTGCACTTGCCACCTAAGCCTGAGTTGCCCAACGTGGAGCTGCCACCTAAGCCAGAGCTGCCCAAGGTGGAGCTGCCAACGTTCCCGGAGGTTCACCTGCCACCCAAGCCAGAGCTGCCCAAGGTGGAGCTGCCAACGTTCCCAGAGGTTCACCTACCACCCAAGCCGGAGATGCCCAAGGTGGAGCTGCCGCCGAAGCCCGAGATGCCCACTGTTCCCGGGTTCCACCTCTCGGAGCCAGAGGCCAAGCCATGA